The Miscanthus floridulus cultivar M001 chromosome 7, ASM1932011v1, whole genome shotgun sequence genome includes a region encoding these proteins:
- the LOC136464179 gene encoding uncharacterized protein, with the protein MRCKKHPYQAGGGVCATCLRDRLLALEAAQNGDASPPPPVPAQAPPVPPEPLAFPRSVSPYVSRRKSDTSGALRHHPSLLFFRTPQVGPTYGGALEEGDIAYEYEKRRARNFSVLATLFGRHHHHRRSEEKHHHQQEGGAKERKKHFSWFAGIIPRRRKKQQAAAPAASATSPQSAPPRRSSCRLVVSNRGLSPERDSHGGSGDESSSSPAAADTPWRPSPSPMRRTTCQRRQTNSMPSGFVVCLSPLVRPSPGRRHRHGVQPPDPGSFSCELRPSPLHSLSSAASVTRCRSRKLADGGRFR; encoded by the coding sequence ATGAGGTGCAAGAAGCACCCGTACCAGGCCGGCGGCGGCGTCTGCGCCACGTGCCTCCGCGACCGCCTGCTCGCGCTCGAGGCCGCGCAGAACGGCGACGCATCCCCGCCGCCGCCCGTTCCTGCCCAGGCCCCTCCGGTTCCGCCCGAGCCCCTGGCGTTCCCGAGGTCGGTGTCGCCGTACGTGTCCCGCAGGAAGTCGGACACGTCGGGCGCGCTCAGGCACCACCCGAGCCTGCTCTTCTTCCGGACGCCGCAGGTCGGGCCCACCTACGGCGGCGCGTTGGAGGAAGGCGACATAGCCTACGAGTACGAGAAGCGGCGCGCCCGCAACTTCTCCGTGCTCGCCACGCTCTtcggccgccaccaccaccaccgcagatCGGAAGAGAAGCATCACCATCAGCAGGAAGGCGGCGCCAAGGAGCGCAAGAAACATTTTTCTTGGTTCGCCGGGATCATCCCGCGCCGCCGCAAGAAGCAgcaggcggcggcgccggcggcctcGGCCACCTCGCCACAGTCGGCCCCGCCGAGGCGCTCCTCCTGCCGCCTCGTGGTCAGCAACCGGGGGCTCTCGCCGGAGCGGGACAGCCACGGCGGCAGCGGCGACGAGAGCAGCAGCTCGCCCGCCGCCGCGGATACCCCGTGGCGGCCGTCCCCGTCCCCCATGCGGAGGACCACCTGCCAGCGCCGCCAGACCAACAGCATGCCGTCGGGTTTTGTCGTCTGCCTCAGCCCGCTCGTGCGGCCCAGCccgggccgccgccaccgccacggcGTCCAGCCGCCGGACCCCGGCTCCTTCTCTTGCGAGCTCCGGCCGTCGCCGCTCCACAGCCTCTCATCCGCCGCCTCCGTCACGCGCTGTCGCTCCaggaagctcgccgacggcggccgCTTCCGGTGA